A genomic segment from Stappia indica encodes:
- a CDS encoding nitroreductase family protein — protein MTAPDVATDIATLLEGRVSANLFDPAARLAAAEVEELVHLATRAPSAYNLQNWRFVAVTSPEAKARLREAAYGQAKVSEAAVTFIVVGSHPEAATLGARLRPSVEAGFMPADMVGGWVDAVAAAYGADPVAARDEAVRSATLAASFMMVAAAARGLASGPMVGFDPAKVAAEFDLTEGEVPVMLLAVGRAAPGNWPQKPRRPLREVLSHA, from the coding sequence ATGACCGCCCCTGACGTCGCTACCGATATCGCCACCCTTCTGGAAGGCCGCGTCTCGGCCAACCTGTTCGACCCTGCAGCCCGTCTTGCCGCCGCCGAGGTCGAGGAACTCGTCCATCTCGCGACCCGGGCTCCCAGCGCCTACAACCTGCAGAACTGGCGCTTCGTCGCCGTGACGTCGCCGGAGGCCAAGGCGCGGCTGCGCGAGGCGGCTTATGGTCAGGCCAAGGTGTCGGAGGCCGCCGTCACCTTCATCGTCGTCGGCAGCCATCCCGAGGCGGCAACTCTCGGCGCGCGGCTGCGTCCTTCCGTCGAGGCCGGGTTCATGCCCGCCGACATGGTCGGGGGCTGGGTCGATGCGGTCGCCGCGGCCTATGGCGCGGACCCGGTTGCCGCGCGCGACGAGGCGGTGCGTTCGGCGACGCTCGCCGCCTCCTTCATGATGGTTGCCGCCGCGGCCCGGGGGCTCGCCAGCGGGCCGATGGTCGGCTTCGATCCGGCCAAGGTCGCAGCCGAGTTCGATCTCACTGAGGGCGAAGTGCCGGTGATGCTGCTGGCCGTCGGCCGTGCCGCGCCCGGCAACTGGCCGCAAAAGCCGCGCCGTCCGCTCCGCGAGGTGCTGTCGCACGCCTGA
- a CDS encoding LysR family transcriptional regulator: protein MEQLTALRVFRRVVDEGSFAGAARSLSLSQSKRSCIFAAARR from the coding sequence ATGGAACAGCTCACCGCGCTTCGCGTCTTTCGCCGGGTGGTCGACGAGGGCTCCTTCGCCGGCGCCGCGCGTAGCCTCTCGCTGTCGCAAAGTAAGAGGTCTTGCATATTTGCCGCCGCTCGGCGGTGA
- a CDS encoding class I SAM-dependent methyltransferase, whose protein sequence is MQWNLDAFCLDEARSNRQISANDLIERSRLPKDKQFKNPVSRRRHDYFAYCSVPFICRGANKNKFKNVLEVGCGQGAKIYGLSRLSENYTGIDIDKKSLDEANSLVQDLGLKNVRLIQTNGDDLEKIWDSHGPFDLVIFYAVLEHMTFAERMSALNSAKSFLERGAAVYIGEGPNRLNPIDLHTSEIPHFDALPDDIAAAYATAFPSRQSFKDLVLKTEGFDLMRTRAGRGFSYHEFNLIFEATRLQNAVKRDGWAIEKLNQYPLFAFEGYNLESFPLVRNWSGASSPPVHPAFARSWIDLILVEGQQQPEASQSVVFSSHAGAQAIDYFGNKTLDLDGKQNNAEYVTDSKTTKFILNVKRSAGSMIIQSGSVERTIDFSELPQWSPLPHAYRCFEISGIGKTVRFTPIGDDSRVSLGPIIKAY, encoded by the coding sequence ATGCAATGGAATCTTGACGCATTTTGCCTGGATGAAGCTCGAAGCAACCGGCAAATAAGTGCCAATGATTTGATTGAAAGAAGCCGCCTACCTAAAGACAAGCAATTCAAGAATCCCGTATCACGCAGGCGGCACGATTACTTCGCCTATTGCAGCGTACCTTTTATATGCCGAGGCGCAAACAAAAATAAATTCAAAAATGTACTCGAGGTCGGCTGCGGGCAGGGCGCAAAGATCTACGGCCTAAGCAGGCTCTCCGAAAATTACACCGGCATCGACATCGACAAAAAATCGCTCGATGAAGCGAACTCTCTCGTTCAAGATCTTGGCTTGAAGAATGTTCGCCTTATTCAGACAAACGGCGATGACCTTGAAAAAATATGGGACAGCCACGGCCCGTTCGACCTTGTGATATTCTATGCTGTACTCGAGCATATGACGTTCGCGGAAAGAATGTCGGCTTTGAATTCAGCTAAATCGTTTTTGGAGCGCGGCGCAGCAGTTTATATCGGAGAGGGACCCAACCGGCTGAATCCGATCGACCTGCACACTTCCGAAATACCTCATTTTGACGCGCTCCCCGATGACATCGCTGCGGCGTACGCAACCGCTTTCCCGAGCCGGCAGTCTTTTAAGGACCTCGTCCTGAAGACGGAAGGTTTCGACCTCATGCGCACAAGGGCAGGACGGGGCTTTTCCTATCATGAATTCAATCTCATCTTCGAAGCCACGAGATTGCAGAATGCCGTCAAACGTGACGGCTGGGCCATCGAGAAACTGAACCAGTATCCGCTGTTTGCATTCGAGGGATACAATCTGGAATCTTTTCCCCTTGTCAGGAATTGGAGCGGAGCCTCCAGCCCTCCTGTCCATCCGGCTTTCGCCAGATCGTGGATCGACCTGATACTGGTCGAAGGACAACAGCAACCGGAAGCAAGTCAATCCGTCGTTTTCTCGTCGCATGCAGGGGCCCAGGCCATAGATTATTTCGGGAACAAAACACTGGACCTGGATGGAAAGCAGAATAACGCCGAGTATGTGACGGACAGCAAAACTACAAAGTTCATTTTGAACGTGAAGAGATCTGCTGGATCAATGATCATCCAGAGCGGATCTGTCGAGCGAACAATCGACTTTTCGGAACTGCCTCAGTGGAGCCCCCTCCCTCATGCATATCGTTGCTTTGAGATCAGCGGCATTGGGAAGACGGTCCGTTTCACTCCAATCGGCGATGATTCCAGGGTCTCATTAGGACCGATTATCAAGGCTTACTGA
- a CDS encoding LysR family transcriptional regulator, with protein sequence MEQLTALRVFRRVVDEGSFAGAARSLSLSPAAISKNIGELEAHLGVRLLNRTTRRMSLTEPGRLYYEQVARILDDLTEADGSMQPLRHRPSGLLRVAAPISLTVTRLSRTITAFMLAYPEVEIDLHLDDRQVDLVKDGFDIAIRGTSKLEDSSLVARRLTSMRHVICGAPAYLDKAGRPRHPEELASHRIVQFSLSGNATEWALEREGERASVPVASRYRVSTSLAVREALLAGYGLSLIPAPYVREDLAAGRLETVLEGWAPEDTQIYAVYPSRRYLLPKVRALIDFLAEDLQDEA encoded by the coding sequence ATGGAACAGCTCACCGCGCTTCGCGTCTTTCGCCGGGTGGTCGACGAGGGCTCCTTCGCCGGCGCCGCGCGTAGCCTCTCGCTGTCGCCGGCGGCGATCAGCAAGAATATCGGCGAGCTGGAAGCCCATCTCGGCGTGCGCCTGCTCAACCGGACGACGCGGCGGATGAGCCTGACCGAGCCGGGCCGGCTCTACTACGAGCAGGTGGCGCGCATCCTCGATGACCTGACCGAGGCGGACGGGTCAATGCAGCCGCTGCGCCACCGGCCGAGCGGCCTGCTGCGGGTCGCGGCACCGATCTCGCTCACGGTCACCCGGTTGTCGCGCACGATCACCGCCTTCATGCTGGCCTATCCCGAAGTGGAGATCGACCTGCACCTGGACGACCGGCAGGTGGACCTGGTCAAGGACGGCTTCGATATCGCCATCCGCGGCACGTCGAAGCTGGAGGATTCCAGTCTCGTCGCCCGCCGGCTGACGAGCATGCGCCATGTGATCTGCGGCGCGCCCGCCTATCTCGACAAGGCCGGCCGGCCGCGCCATCCGGAGGAACTCGCATCGCACCGGATCGTCCAGTTTTCGCTGTCCGGCAATGCCACGGAATGGGCGCTGGAGCGCGAGGGCGAACGCGCGAGCGTGCCGGTCGCCAGCCGCTACCGGGTGTCGACCAGCCTTGCCGTGCGCGAGGCGCTGCTGGCCGGCTACGGCCTGTCGCTGATCCCCGCACCTTACGTGCGCGAGGACCTTGCCGCCGGGCGGCTGGAGACGGTGCTGGAGGGCTGGGCACCGGAGGACACGCAGATCTATGCGGTCTATCCCTCGCGCCGCTACCTGCTGCCGAAGGTGCGCGCGCTGATCGACTTCCTGGCCGAGGACCTGCAGGACGAGGCGTGA
- a CDS encoding MFS transporter has protein sequence MSQRPLGVDAPPAGTGWFITALGIAQICSWGTLFYGFPLIAEAMRGDLGWSKPVLYGAATLGVVLASIAAYPVGAAIDRGRGRYLMAGASVLAGLLLLAWSQVEDVAAFYVVLAGLGMLQAATLYEPAFAVIARRVGALRARSGITALTLWGGFASTVFIPIIQILIETQGWRGALVVMAGVNGLLCASLYFAAIDPARDAPVPVREDGSAPLSGRRAVAAAMRRPAYWGLMLAWVSYAAAFSSLTYHLYPLLLERGLDAAGVVAVMAVIGPAQVAGRIAIRMLAPAAPVRVIGSAVVIVFPLAAAALAFAPPSVLVIGAIAAVYGAANGMITIVRGLAVPEMVSREAYGAVSGSLTGPMNLMQAVAPLAAALLWQASGGYGAVLAAIFVGALFLCLGFWFAALKASR, from the coding sequence ATGTCGCAGCGCCCCCTTGGCGTGGATGCGCCGCCGGCCGGGACCGGCTGGTTCATCACCGCGCTCGGCATCGCCCAGATCTGTTCCTGGGGTACGCTGTTCTACGGCTTTCCGCTGATCGCCGAGGCGATGCGCGGCGACCTCGGCTGGTCCAAGCCGGTGCTCTACGGCGCGGCGACCCTCGGTGTGGTGCTGGCCAGCATCGCCGCCTATCCGGTGGGGGCGGCGATCGACCGGGGGCGCGGGCGCTACCTGATGGCCGGCGCCTCCGTGCTGGCCGGCCTGCTGCTTCTCGCCTGGTCGCAAGTGGAGGATGTCGCCGCCTTCTATGTGGTGCTGGCCGGGCTCGGCATGCTGCAGGCCGCGACGCTCTACGAGCCGGCCTTCGCCGTCATCGCTCGCCGGGTCGGAGCCTTGCGGGCGCGCAGTGGCATCACCGCGCTCACCCTGTGGGGCGGCTTCGCCAGCACCGTCTTCATTCCGATCATCCAGATCCTCATCGAGACGCAGGGCTGGCGCGGCGCGCTGGTGGTGATGGCCGGCGTCAATGGTCTTCTGTGCGCTTCGCTGTATTTCGCGGCGATCGATCCCGCGCGCGATGCGCCCGTGCCGGTGCGAGAGGACGGCAGCGCGCCGCTGTCGGGCCGCCGCGCGGTGGCCGCGGCCATGCGCCGGCCGGCCTATTGGGGGCTGATGCTGGCCTGGGTCTCCTATGCGGCGGCGTTTTCCTCGCTGACCTATCACCTCTATCCGCTGCTGCTGGAGCGGGGGCTGGATGCGGCCGGCGTCGTCGCGGTGATGGCGGTGATCGGCCCGGCCCAGGTCGCCGGGCGCATCGCCATCCGCATGCTGGCGCCGGCCGCGCCCGTGCGGGTCATCGGCTCGGCCGTCGTCATCGTCTTTCCGCTCGCCGCCGCAGCGCTCGCCTTCGCCCCGCCCTCGGTGCTGGTGATCGGCGCCATTGCCGCCGTCTACGGCGCGGCCAACGGCATGATCACCATCGTGCGCGGGCTTGCCGTGCCGGAGATGGTCAGCCGCGAGGCCTATGGCGCGGTCAGCGGCTCGCTCACCGGGCCGATGAACCTGATGCAGGCGGTCGCCCCGCTCGCCGCCGCGCTGCTGTGGCAGGCCTCGGGCGGCTACGGTGCGGTGCTGGCTGCGATCTTCGTCGGCGCGCTGTTCCTCTGCCTGGGGTTCTGGTTCGCCGCGCTGAAGGCTTCGCGTTGA
- a CDS encoding ArsR/SmtB family transcription factor — protein sequence MTARLEQTAAQLLALGNPLRLRIYRILVRAGAEGLPVGRIQEQLEIPASTLSHHCKQLVDAGLVTRERQATTLICRAHYPAMRALLGYLAEECCADGTRPSDLADAPPSCRGASVPDPAT from the coding sequence ATGACCGCGCGGCTCGAGCAGACGGCAGCCCAGTTGCTGGCGCTGGGCAATCCGCTCAGGCTGCGGATCTACCGCATCCTGGTGCGTGCGGGCGCCGAGGGCCTTCCCGTCGGCCGCATCCAGGAGCAACTGGAGATCCCGGCCTCGACGCTGTCCCATCACTGCAAGCAGCTTGTCGATGCCGGGCTCGTCACGCGCGAGCGCCAGGCGACGACGCTGATCTGCCGCGCCCATTATCCGGCCATGCGGGCGCTGCTCGGCTATCTCGCCGAGGAGTGCTGCGCCGACGGCACCCGCCCTTCCGATCTTGCCGATGCGCCTCCCTCCTGCCGGGGCGCATCCGTTCCCGACCCCGCCACCTGA
- the arsB gene encoding ACR3 family arsenite efflux transporter — MGFFEKYLTLWVALCIIAGIGLGHMLPGLFRVIASAEVAQVNLPVAVLIWLMIVPMLLRVDFAALAQVGTFWRGIGVTLFINWAVKPFSMALLGWLFIGYLFRPWLPESQIDSYIAGLIILAAAPCTAMVFVWSNLTRGEPNFTLSQVALNDAIMIVAFAPIVGLLLGLSAITVPWDTLLISVLLYIVLPVIVAQVLRRRLLAKGGQLALDRLVGVLQPVSLVSLLATLVLLFGFQGEHIIAQPLIIALIAVPILIQVYFNSGLAYLLNRMSGERHCVAGPSALIGASNFFELAVAAAIALFGLNSGAALATVVGVLVEVPVMLSVVWIVNRSRGWYERGSRVAGSTD, encoded by the coding sequence ATCGGGTTTTTCGAGAAGTACCTGACTCTCTGGGTGGCGCTGTGCATCATCGCGGGGATCGGCCTCGGCCACATGCTTCCGGGGCTGTTCAGGGTCATCGCCTCCGCCGAGGTGGCGCAGGTCAACCTGCCGGTTGCCGTGCTGATCTGGCTGATGATCGTGCCGATGCTGCTGCGGGTCGACTTCGCCGCCCTTGCGCAGGTCGGCACGTTCTGGCGCGGCATCGGCGTGACGCTGTTCATCAACTGGGCGGTCAAGCCCTTCTCGATGGCGCTGCTCGGCTGGCTGTTCATCGGCTACCTGTTCCGGCCCTGGCTGCCGGAAAGCCAGATCGATTCCTATATCGCCGGCCTGATCATCCTGGCGGCGGCGCCGTGCACGGCGATGGTCTTCGTCTGGTCCAACCTGACGCGCGGCGAGCCCAACTTCACCTTGTCGCAGGTGGCGCTCAACGATGCGATCATGATCGTCGCCTTCGCGCCCATCGTCGGCCTGCTGCTCGGCCTGTCCGCCATCACGGTGCCCTGGGACACGCTGCTGATCTCGGTGCTGCTCTACATCGTGCTGCCGGTGATCGTCGCGCAGGTGCTGCGCCGGCGGCTGCTGGCAAAGGGCGGTCAGCTGGCGCTCGACCGGCTGGTCGGGGTGTTGCAGCCGGTCTCGCTGGTGTCGCTGCTCGCCACCCTGGTGCTGCTCTTCGGCTTCCAGGGCGAGCACATCATCGCCCAGCCGCTGATCATCGCGCTGATCGCCGTGCCGATCCTGATCCAGGTCTACTTCAATTCCGGTCTCGCCTATCTGCTCAACCGGATGTCCGGCGAGCGGCACTGCGTCGCCGGTCCCTCCGCCCTGATCGGCGCTTCGAACTTCTTCGAACTCGCCGTTGCCGCCGCCATCGCCCTGTTCGGGCTGAATTCCGGTGCCGCGCTGGCCACCGTTGTCGGCGTCCTCGTCGAGGTGCCGGTGATGCTGTCGGTGGTCTGGATCGTCAACCGGTCGCGGGGCTGGTACGAGCGCGGATCGCGCGTCGCGGGCAGCACAGACTGA
- a CDS encoding arsenate reductase ArsC, whose amino-acid sequence MTDRVYNVLFLCTGNSARSILAEAILNRDGQGRFKAFSAGSQPKGEVHPQALALLAKLNHDTGFARSKNWEEFAQPGAPVMDFVFTVCDNAAGEACPVWPGQPMTAHWGVPDPAAVEGTASEVALAFADTYRMLANRISIFTALPLASLDRMTLQSRLGEIGRDLPRAG is encoded by the coding sequence ATGACCGATCGCGTCTATAATGTGCTGTTCCTGTGCACCGGCAATTCCGCCCGTTCGATCCTGGCCGAGGCGATCCTCAACCGTGACGGACAGGGGCGGTTCAAGGCCTTTTCCGCCGGCTCGCAGCCCAAGGGCGAGGTGCATCCGCAGGCGCTTGCCCTGCTCGCCAAGCTCAACCACGACACCGGTTTTGCCCGTTCCAAGAACTGGGAAGAGTTCGCGCAGCCCGGCGCGCCGGTGATGGATTTCGTCTTCACCGTCTGCGACAACGCTGCCGGCGAGGCCTGCCCCGTGTGGCCCGGCCAGCCGATGACCGCCCATTGGGGCGTGCCGGACCCGGCCGCCGTCGAGGGGACGGCGAGCGAGGTGGCGCTGGCCTTCGCCGACACCTACCGGATGCTGGCCAACCGCATCTCCATCTTCACCGCCCTTCCGCTCGCCTCGCTCGACCGCATGACGCTGCAGTCGCGCCTCGGCGAGATCGGCCGCGACCTGCCCCGGGCCGGCTGA
- a CDS encoding ArsR/SmtB family transcription factor yields the protein MDKSSALMALAALGQDTRLDIFRLLVKAGPQGVAAGEISTRLGAVQNTVSAHLKTLAQAGLVQAERDGRSVRYTADMTGFRDLLAFLMEDCCNGAPELCRPVIEAVTCNC from the coding sequence ATGGATAAGTCATCCGCGCTCATGGCGCTGGCGGCGCTCGGTCAGGACACCCGGCTGGACATCTTCCGCCTGCTGGTGAAGGCCGGACCGCAGGGCGTTGCCGCCGGCGAGATCTCGACGCGCCTCGGCGCGGTCCAGAACACCGTGTCGGCGCATCTCAAGACGCTCGCCCAGGCCGGCCTGGTCCAGGCCGAGCGGGACGGGCGCAGCGTGCGCTACACCGCCGACATGACCGGCTTCCGCGATCTTCTCGCCTTCCTGATGGAAGACTGCTGCAACGGTGCACCGGAGCTCTGCCGCCCGGTGATCGAGGCGGTGACCTGCAATTGCTGA
- a CDS encoding nitrate reductase, with the protein MRLFVNPFAPRDRRPSPAETAGSHTEGDRQALRERVKQGVRKVLAPGEDAVISVSELACGEDGCPDVETVIGIHEAGAPARRLRLHMPLAAVGLADIAAAAEDARRTADKDRSA; encoded by the coding sequence ATGCGCCTCTTCGTCAATCCGTTCGCACCGCGCGACCGGCGTCCCTCCCCCGCCGAGACGGCCGGAAGCCACACGGAGGGCGACCGGCAGGCCCTGCGCGAGCGGGTCAAGCAGGGCGTGCGCAAGGTGCTGGCGCCGGGCGAGGACGCGGTGATCTCGGTCAGCGAGCTGGCCTGCGGCGAGGACGGCTGCCCGGATGTGGAGACGGTGATCGGCATCCACGAGGCGGGCGCGCCCGCACGCCGGCTGCGCCTGCACATGCCGCTTGCCGCGGTGGGCCTTGCGGATATCGCGGCAGCCGCCGAGGATGCCCGCCGCACCGCAGACAAGGACCGTTCCGCATGA
- a CDS encoding class I SAM-dependent methyltransferase: protein MSPNPVDLMTERLLDEAGIAPGWTVVDIGCGTGAVTRMIARRVGPGGRVLAVDRDPAMLEATRRMAADEGLANVSVIEGGFDAELPGHGMIDAVVGRRVLMYQEDPVAAVEALGTALKPGGVFAFHEHDASKLVPGRHPLPLHDEVRDWLAQMLRREGARLDMGLTLHEVMSAAGLAVESVRAEANLLTPDSSYPVGMIVRAVMPRLEGFGITDMASADPDTLDARLRQERQASGATCLWELVFRAVARKV, encoded by the coding sequence ATGAGCCCGAACCCCGTCGACCTGATGACCGAGCGCCTGCTGGACGAGGCGGGAATCGCCCCCGGCTGGACGGTGGTCGATATCGGCTGCGGCACCGGCGCGGTGACGCGGATGATCGCCCGCCGCGTCGGCCCTGGGGGCCGGGTGCTGGCCGTCGACCGCGATCCCGCCATGCTGGAGGCGACCCGGCGGATGGCGGCGGACGAAGGCCTTGCCAATGTGAGCGTCATCGAGGGCGGCTTCGACGCGGAGCTTCCCGGTCACGGAATGATCGACGCCGTCGTCGGCCGCAGGGTGCTGATGTACCAAGAGGACCCGGTCGCGGCGGTCGAAGCGCTCGGCACCGCGCTCAAGCCCGGCGGGGTCTTCGCCTTTCACGAGCATGACGCCTCGAAGCTGGTGCCCGGACGCCATCCCCTGCCCCTGCATGACGAGGTGCGCGACTGGCTGGCGCAAATGCTGCGCCGGGAGGGCGCGCGGCTCGACATGGGGCTGACGCTGCACGAGGTGATGAGCGCGGCGGGCCTTGCCGTCGAGAGCGTGCGGGCGGAGGCGAACCTCCTGACGCCGGACAGCAGCTATCCCGTCGGCATGATCGTGCGCGCGGTGATGCCGCGGCTGGAGGGCTTCGGCATCACCGACATGGCCAGCGCCGATCCGGACACGCTGGACGCGCGGCTGCGGCAGGAGCGGCAGGCGAGCGGCGCCACCTGCCTGTGGGAGCTTGTGTTCCGCGCTGTCGCCCGGAAGGTGTGA
- a CDS encoding aspartate/glutamate racemase family protein — MARHVGIIACSAEGAAECYRILCAEAEALLGAHGNPPVSLHMQPLIDYVRHLEAGRADLVGELMLDSARRLQASGAQLLICPDNTIHQGLPHVADRMPLPFLHIAEVVAQEAARRGFRRLALTGTVWLTESDVYPQALGRQGIETVLPTKAERTEIGRIIMDELVRGRLEVSAEAYFQQVIGRMAREDGCDAVVLGCTEIPLLMNDGNSPLPTLDSTRLLALAALRHAVEA; from the coding sequence ATGGCACGGCATGTCGGCATCATCGCCTGTTCGGCGGAAGGGGCGGCGGAGTGCTACCGCATCCTTTGCGCGGAAGCCGAAGCCCTGCTCGGGGCGCATGGCAATCCGCCGGTCAGCCTGCACATGCAGCCGCTCATCGACTACGTCCGCCATCTGGAGGCGGGGCGCGCCGATCTTGTCGGCGAACTGATGCTGGACAGCGCCAGGCGGCTGCAGGCTTCCGGCGCGCAGCTGCTGATCTGCCCGGACAACACCATCCACCAGGGCCTGCCGCATGTGGCGGACCGCATGCCCCTGCCTTTTCTCCATATCGCCGAGGTGGTGGCGCAGGAGGCCGCGCGCCGAGGCTTTCGCCGGCTGGCTCTGACCGGCACGGTGTGGCTGACCGAAAGCGATGTCTACCCGCAGGCGCTCGGCAGGCAGGGCATCGAGACCGTGCTGCCGACGAAGGCGGAGCGGACCGAGATCGGCCGCATCATCATGGACGAGCTGGTGCGCGGAAGGCTGGAAGTCTCGGCGGAGGCGTATTTCCAGCAGGTCATCGGCCGCATGGCGCGCGAGGACGGGTGCGATGCCGTGGTGCTCGGCTGCACGGAGATCCCGCTCCTGATGAACGACGGCAACTCGCCGCTGCCGACGCTCGATTCGACGCGGCTGCTGGCGCTCGCCGCCCTGCGGCACGCGGTAGAGGCGTAA
- a CDS encoding helix-turn-helix domain-containing protein, translated as MDASEGIKGPTGIGALVGAAVRRERLRAGLSASELARAAGLAKSTLSQLESGSGNPAIETLWLLANALGVSVAALLEAPRGEIEVIRAGEGPSTRSDHADYLARLLSAAGPGTRRDLYVIEAEPGSPHLSAAHLSPGHGPGTREHVVVMRGRARLGPEGREVELAAGDYAAYPADTPHTFEALEPDTRAVLIIEHG; from the coding sequence GTGGACGCCAGCGAGGGCATCAAGGGACCAACCGGCATCGGCGCGCTCGTCGGCGCTGCGGTGCGCCGCGAACGCCTGCGCGCCGGCCTGTCGGCAAGCGAGCTTGCACGCGCGGCCGGCCTTGCCAAGTCGACCCTGTCGCAGCTGGAATCGGGGAGCGGCAATCCCGCCATCGAGACCCTGTGGCTGCTTGCCAATGCGCTGGGCGTCAGCGTCGCCGCGCTGCTGGAGGCCCCGCGCGGCGAGATCGAGGTGATCCGTGCCGGCGAGGGGCCGTCGACCCGTTCCGACCATGCCGATTATCTCGCCCGGCTTTTGTCGGCGGCGGGACCGGGCACAAGGCGCGATCTCTACGTGATCGAGGCCGAGCCCGGCTCGCCGCATCTTTCCGCGGCACATCTCTCGCCCGGTCATGGGCCGGGCACGCGCGAGCATGTGGTCGTGATGCGCGGCCGCGCGCGTCTGGGGCCGGAAGGACGGGAGGTCGAGCTTGCCGCCGGCGACTATGCCGCCTATCCGGCGGACACCCCTCACACCTTCGAGGCCTTGGAGCCGGACACCCGCGCCGTGCTGATCATCGAGCACGGCTGA
- a CDS encoding copper chaperone PCu(A)C has protein sequence MRTLQFVFAAALTLVAIVGAQAHSYRVGEIQIGHPWTRATPPAAKVAGAFMSFTNEGGTADRLVGGSSPIAEKVEIHTMEMTGGIMKMRPLADGLEVPAGAKVELAPGGFHVMLIGLKQPIVEGDKVPLTLTFEKGGDIEVELAADKMGAGGKAADHGSHGHGETKKTDHSTH, from the coding sequence ATGCGTACTCTTCAGTTTGTCTTCGCGGCAGCCCTGACGCTCGTCGCCATCGTCGGTGCCCAGGCCCACAGCTACCGGGTCGGCGAGATCCAGATCGGCCATCCCTGGACCCGCGCGACGCCGCCCGCCGCCAAGGTGGCCGGCGCCTTCATGAGCTTCACCAACGAGGGCGGCACGGCCGACCGGCTGGTCGGCGGCTCCTCGCCGATTGCCGAGAAGGTCGAGATCCACACGATGGAAATGACCGGCGGCATCATGAAGATGCGTCCGCTCGCCGATGGTCTCGAAGTGCCGGCCGGCGCCAAGGTGGAGCTGGCTCCCGGCGGCTTCCACGTCATGCTGATCGGCCTGAAGCAGCCGATCGTCGAAGGCGACAAGGTGCCGCTGACCCTCACCTTCGAGAAGGGCGGCGACATCGAGGTCGAGCTGGCGGCCGACAAGATGGGCGCCGGCGGCAAGGCGGCCGACCATGGCAGCCATGGTCACGGCGAGACGAAGAAGACCGACCACAGCACGCACTAA